A genomic window from Cupriavidus basilensis includes:
- the thiL gene encoding thiamine-phosphate kinase: MPDSSSAQLSEFDLIRRFFTRPAHKAVLGVGDDCALIEGRPGHHLAISTDMLVSGRHFFPDVAPRSLGHKALAVNLSDLAAMGAEPRAFTLALALPDAQAAWLSELAAGMLELADAHGCELIGGDTTRGPLTLSLTVFGDVPVHKALRRDAARPGDDIWVSGTLGDARLALGDFRGEWLLPEPDFSQVRPRMDTPTPRIGLGMALRGVAHAALDISDGLVGDLGHILERSQVGALLDVDALPRSTVLASQPEPRQLECTLAGGDDYELCFTAPVGERDHIAAIGARLGLALTRVGVITPEAGLRLVDRDGNPSAYNGTSFDHFASP, translated from the coding sequence ATGCCCGATTCCTCCAGCGCCCAGCTCTCCGAGTTCGACCTGATCCGCCGCTTCTTTACCCGGCCCGCACACAAGGCGGTACTGGGCGTGGGCGACGATTGCGCGCTGATTGAAGGGCGCCCCGGCCACCACCTTGCCATCAGCACCGACATGCTGGTCAGCGGACGTCACTTCTTTCCGGACGTGGCGCCGCGCTCACTTGGCCACAAGGCGCTGGCGGTCAACCTGTCGGACCTGGCGGCCATGGGCGCCGAGCCCCGCGCCTTCACACTAGCGCTGGCGCTGCCCGATGCGCAAGCCGCGTGGCTGTCCGAACTGGCCGCCGGCATGCTGGAACTGGCGGACGCCCACGGCTGCGAACTGATCGGCGGCGACACCACGCGCGGCCCGCTAACGCTGAGCCTGACGGTGTTCGGCGACGTACCTGTGCATAAGGCACTGCGACGCGATGCCGCACGCCCCGGCGACGACATCTGGGTCTCCGGCACGCTTGGCGATGCCCGCCTGGCGCTGGGAGACTTCCGTGGCGAATGGCTGCTACCCGAGCCGGACTTCAGCCAGGTGCGCCCGCGCATGGACACACCAACGCCGCGCATCGGACTGGGCATGGCGCTTCGCGGCGTGGCCCATGCGGCACTCGATATTTCCGACGGCCTGGTCGGCGACCTCGGCCATATCCTGGAGCGCTCCCAGGTCGGCGCCCTGCTCGATGTGGACGCCCTGCCCCGCTCGACGGTGCTGGCCAGTCAGCCGGAGCCGCGCCAGCTGGAATGCACCCTGGCCGGCGGCGACGACTACGAACTCTGCTTTACCGCTCCCGTGGGTGAGCGCGACCACATTGCCGCCATCGGCGCGCGGCTCGGGCTGGCCCTGACGCGCGTCGGGGTCATCACGCCCGAGGCCGGCCTGCGCCTGGTTGACCGCGACGGTAATCCGAGCGCTTACAACGGCACCAGCTTCGACCACTTCGCCTCCCCCTGA
- a CDS encoding phosphatidylglycerophosphatase A: MSAYPPGPTAHDSALTLEAGQAAKVTRPTARFMLSHPAHLIALGFGSGLSPVGPGTVGTLYAWLSYLVISMWVRPETWLWLIVGGFVLGLWACARTAHDMGVFDHGSMVWDEIVAFWLVMAFVMPTGFWGQLAAFLWFRLFDIVKPAPIGHLDRTLKGPGLRGGFGVMFDDIMAAFYTLLVFALWRSL; encoded by the coding sequence ATGTCCGCCTACCCGCCCGGGCCTACCGCGCACGATTCCGCCCTGACCCTGGAAGCTGGCCAGGCCGCCAAGGTCACGCGCCCCACGGCGCGTTTCATGCTCTCACACCCTGCTCACCTGATCGCGCTGGGCTTCGGCTCGGGACTATCGCCGGTCGGGCCGGGCACGGTCGGCACGCTGTACGCGTGGCTGTCCTACCTGGTGATCTCGATGTGGGTGCGGCCGGAAACCTGGCTGTGGCTGATCGTAGGCGGCTTCGTGCTGGGCCTCTGGGCCTGCGCGCGTACCGCGCACGACATGGGCGTGTTTGACCACGGCAGCATGGTCTGGGACGAGATCGTGGCGTTCTGGCTGGTCATGGCCTTCGTCATGCCGACCGGTTTCTGGGGCCAGCTTGCGGCGTTCCTGTGGTTCCGCCTGTTCGATATCGTCAAGCCGGCGCCCATCGGGCATCTCGACCGTACGCTCAAGGGGCCGGGCCTGCGCGGCGGCTTCGGCGTGATGTTCGACGACATCATGGCCGCCTTCTACACGCTGCTGGTGTTCGCCCTCTGGCGTTCACTGTGA
- a CDS encoding CinA family protein: protein MPVSRLLDQLAVQVGISLNEKSLLLATAESCTGGLVAAAITDVSGSSGWFERGFVTYSNEAKSTMLGVPAKLIRDHGAVSEEVARAMAEGALLNSRAQVALSITGVAGPTGGTPEKPVGMVCFGWSNRVTTKVETQRFRGDRQQIRRQAAEYAIRGLLELVRNEA from the coding sequence ATGCCCGTCAGCCGCTTGCTCGACCAACTCGCCGTCCAGGTCGGAATCTCCCTGAACGAGAAGTCGCTGTTGCTCGCCACCGCGGAATCCTGCACCGGCGGCCTGGTGGCCGCCGCCATTACGGATGTATCGGGTTCGTCAGGGTGGTTCGAGCGGGGCTTCGTCACGTACTCGAACGAGGCCAAGTCGACCATGCTGGGCGTGCCGGCCAAGCTGATTCGAGATCATGGCGCGGTCAGCGAGGAAGTGGCGCGCGCCATGGCCGAAGGCGCCCTGCTCAACAGCCGCGCCCAGGTGGCGTTGTCGATCACCGGCGTGGCCGGGCCGACCGGCGGCACGCCGGAAAAGCCCGTGGGCATGGTGTGCTTCGGCTGGAGCAACCGCGTCACCACCAAGGTGGAAACGCAGCGCTTTCGCGGCGACCGGCAGCAGATCCGCCGCCAGGCTGCGGAATACGCGATTCGCGGCCTGCTCGAACTGGTCCGCAACGAGGCCTGA
- the pyrF gene encoding orotidine-5'-phosphate decarboxylase: MTFTEQLAAAWQRNDSLLCVGLDPDPGKLPLSMTGTGGAIFSFCREIVDATADLVCAFKPQIAYFAAQRAEDQLEQLIAYIHDAHPGIPVILDAKRGDIGSTAQQYAIEAFERYRADAVTVNPYMGLDSLEPYLAYPDRGVIVLCRTSNPGGSDVQFLSVDGKPVYQVVAEAAATRWNTNGQMALVVGATFPAEIAKVREIVGDMPLLIPGIGAQGGDVEATVRAGRTGAGTGMMINSSRAILYASREKDFAAAARNVALQTRETINRFRQG; this comes from the coding sequence ATGACCTTCACCGAGCAGCTGGCTGCAGCCTGGCAGCGCAACGATTCCCTCCTCTGCGTCGGGCTAGACCCCGACCCGGGCAAGCTGCCCCTGTCCATGACGGGCACGGGCGGCGCGATCTTCTCCTTTTGCCGCGAGATCGTCGACGCCACCGCCGACCTGGTCTGCGCCTTCAAGCCGCAGATCGCCTATTTCGCGGCGCAGCGCGCCGAAGACCAGCTCGAGCAGCTGATCGCCTATATCCATGACGCCCACCCCGGGATTCCCGTGATCCTGGACGCCAAGCGTGGCGACATCGGCTCGACCGCGCAGCAGTACGCCATCGAAGCCTTCGAGCGTTACCGGGCGGACGCGGTCACGGTCAATCCCTATATGGGCCTGGATTCGCTGGAGCCGTACCTGGCCTATCCGGATCGCGGCGTGATCGTGCTGTGCCGCACTTCCAACCCCGGCGGCTCCGACGTGCAGTTCCTGTCGGTGGATGGCAAGCCGGTGTACCAGGTGGTGGCCGAGGCGGCCGCCACGCGCTGGAATACCAATGGACAGATGGCGCTGGTGGTGGGGGCGACTTTCCCCGCGGAGATTGCCAAGGTGCGCGAGATCGTGGGCGACATGCCGCTGCTGATCCCCGGCATCGGCGCCCAGGGCGGCGACGTCGAGGCCACCGTCCGGGCCGGGCGCACCGGCGCTGGCACCGGCATGATGATCAATTCGTCGCGCGCCATTCTCTATGCCAGCCGCGAGAAGGATTTCGCTGCCGCGGCGCGCAACGTTGCGCTGCAGACGCGCGAAACCATCAACCGCTTCCGCCAGGGCTGA
- the corA gene encoding magnesium/cobalt transporter CorA yields the protein MINLFVLQKGRLAQEQVDDRNELLQHKPIWIDVISPDDEELAWIKEAYGVALPELEDLGDLEASARYFEGEDENIHIRTDFLLDEEDISRNVRVAFVLTRDVLFSIHDEDLPVFRLVRLRARMRPGSVRNAKDVLMDLYATDAEYSADSIEEVYERLEEASKRVLAENVTDAAAADVLETIAREEDLNGRIRRNVMDTRRAVSFLMRSQLLSAEQQDEARQILRDIDSIENHTAFLFDKINFLMDATVGFININQNKIIKLFSVVSVALMPPTLIASIYGMNFKFMPELDWAAGYPWAIGLMAVSAAIPLVYFKRKGWLS from the coding sequence ATGATCAACCTGTTCGTCCTGCAGAAAGGCCGGCTCGCACAGGAGCAGGTCGACGATCGCAATGAACTTCTGCAGCACAAGCCGATCTGGATCGATGTCATCAGCCCCGATGACGAGGAACTCGCCTGGATCAAGGAAGCCTACGGCGTAGCCTTGCCGGAGCTGGAAGACCTGGGCGACCTGGAAGCCTCGGCCCGCTACTTCGAGGGCGAGGACGAGAACATCCATATCCGCACCGACTTCCTGCTGGACGAGGAAGACATCTCGCGCAACGTGCGCGTGGCGTTCGTGCTCACGCGCGACGTGCTGTTCTCCATTCACGACGAAGACCTGCCGGTGTTCCGGCTGGTGCGGTTGCGCGCCCGCATGCGCCCGGGCTCGGTGCGCAACGCCAAGGACGTGCTGATGGACCTGTACGCCACCGATGCGGAATATTCGGCGGACTCCATCGAGGAGGTCTACGAGCGGCTGGAGGAAGCCAGCAAGCGCGTGCTGGCGGAGAACGTGACCGATGCCGCAGCGGCCGACGTGCTGGAAACCATCGCCCGCGAAGAAGACTTGAACGGCCGCATCCGCCGCAACGTGATGGACACACGCCGCGCGGTCTCCTTCCTGATGCGCAGCCAGCTGCTGTCGGCCGAGCAGCAGGACGAAGCCCGCCAGATCCTGCGCGACATCGACTCCATCGAGAACCACACCGCGTTCCTGTTCGACAAGATCAACTTCCTGATGGACGCCACGGTCGGTTTCATCAACATCAACCAGAACAAGATCATCAAGCTGTTTTCGGTGGTCTCGGTGGCGCTGATGCCACCCACGCTGATCGCCAGCATCTACGGCATGAACTTCAAGTTCATGCCGGAGCTCGACTGGGCCGCGGGGTATCCCTGGGCCATCGGGCTGATGGCCGTGTCGGCTGCGATCCCGCTGGTGTACTTCAAGCGCAAGGGCTGGCTAAGCTGA
- the mtgA gene encoding monofunctional biosynthetic peptidoglycan transglycosylase yields the protein MRWLAYLLGTLIAGVLAMQVYFFLQIAAWQTVNPSSTAFMRAEQWRLCGFKFWSCQVDRRWVGYDDISRNLKRAVIASEDADFVNHPGYELDSMLDAWERNKKRGHIVRGGSTITQQLAKNLFLSSEQHYLRKGQELAITWMLEFWLDKQRIYEIYLNSVEWGEGVFGAEAAAQHYFKTSAAKLSVGQAARLAAALPAPKCFDKKEYCANVRVNFKVKANIIARRMGAATLPD from the coding sequence CTGCGCTGGCTCGCCTACCTGCTTGGCACGCTGATCGCCGGCGTGCTGGCCATGCAGGTGTATTTCTTCCTGCAGATCGCTGCCTGGCAAACCGTGAACCCGTCATCCACGGCGTTCATGCGGGCCGAGCAGTGGCGTCTGTGCGGCTTCAAGTTCTGGAGCTGCCAGGTGGACCGCCGCTGGGTCGGCTATGACGATATCTCCCGCAACCTCAAGCGCGCGGTGATCGCCAGCGAGGATGCCGACTTCGTCAACCATCCCGGCTACGAGCTCGATTCCATGCTCGATGCCTGGGAGCGCAACAAGAAGCGCGGGCATATCGTGCGTGGCGGCTCCACCATCACGCAGCAACTGGCCAAGAACCTCTTCCTTTCGTCCGAGCAGCACTACCTGCGCAAAGGCCAGGAGCTGGCCATCACCTGGATGCTCGAGTTCTGGCTCGACAAGCAGCGTATCTACGAGATCTATCTGAATTCGGTGGAGTGGGGCGAGGGCGTGTTCGGCGCGGAGGCCGCGGCCCAGCATTATTTCAAGACCAGCGCCGCCAAGCTGAGCGTGGGCCAGGCAGCACGCCTGGCCGCGGCGCTGCCGGCGCCGAAGTGCTTCGACAAGAAGGAGTACTGCGCCAATGTGCGCGTGAACTTCAAGGTCAAGGCCAACATCATCGCGCGCCGCATGGGCGCGGCCACGCTGCCCGACTGA
- the aroE gene encoding shikimate dehydrogenase yields the protein MQSQTPADRYVVIGNPIAHSRSPAIHAAFAQQTGEAVEYERLLAPLDGFVATVRAFFDGGGHGLNVTVPFKLEAYDLAERLTPRAESAGAVNTMWIEDGVIHGDNTDGVGLTRDIEVNLDTLLEGKRILLLGAGGAAMGAMLPLIACRPERIVVANRTPQRASDILENVAQQADEYGVELWGGGFDALAGLTDEDACDVVINATSSSLQGELPPVPAELLGKGVLAYDMMYGAEPTVFLKFAAQCGARTSDGLGMLVEQAAEAFYNWRGVRPATAPVLATLRAALQAEAAR from the coding sequence ATGCAATCCCAGACTCCCGCCGACCGCTACGTCGTGATCGGCAACCCCATCGCGCACAGCCGCTCTCCTGCCATCCACGCCGCATTTGCGCAGCAGACTGGCGAGGCCGTCGAGTACGAGCGCCTGCTGGCGCCGCTCGATGGGTTCGTTGCCACCGTGCGCGCCTTCTTCGACGGCGGCGGCCACGGGCTGAACGTGACCGTGCCGTTCAAGCTTGAAGCCTACGACCTCGCCGAGCGCCTGACGCCACGCGCCGAGAGCGCGGGCGCGGTCAACACCATGTGGATCGAGGACGGCGTGATCCACGGCGACAATACCGATGGCGTCGGCCTCACGCGCGATATCGAGGTCAACCTCGATACCTTGCTCGAAGGCAAGCGCATCCTGTTGCTGGGCGCGGGCGGTGCCGCCATGGGCGCCATGCTGCCGCTGATCGCCTGCCGGCCGGAGCGCATCGTGGTGGCTAACCGCACGCCCCAGCGCGCCAGCGATATCCTGGAAAACGTGGCCCAGCAAGCGGACGAGTACGGCGTGGAGCTGTGGGGCGGTGGCTTTGACGCTCTGGCGGGTTTGACCGATGAAGACGCCTGCGACGTGGTCATCAACGCCACCAGCAGCAGCCTGCAGGGCGAGTTGCCGCCGGTGCCGGCGGAACTGCTGGGTAAGGGCGTGCTCGCCTACGACATGATGTACGGCGCGGAGCCCACCGTATTCCTGAAGTTCGCCGCCCAATGTGGCGCGCGCACCAGTGACGGGCTCGGCATGCTGGTCGAGCAGGCCGCCGAGGCCTTCTACAACTGGCGGGGTGTGCGGCCCGCCACCGCGCCCGTGCTGGCAACGTTGCGCGCGGCGCTGCAGGCTGAAGCTGCGCGCTAA
- a CDS encoding energy transducer TonB gives MAKALVVSLLAHALLLTVRVVAPQAFEIKRTDAALDVVLVNSKSAQRPQNPTVLAQANLDGGGEHDQQRATTPLPAQTVIKDGDLVRQMQRRVEQMEQEQQRLMTQSREAAPSVHSQPLKPGQQRVENPLRGQDERTSLDEMAKLEAEIGRNLEQYAKRPKRYQLTATSAQEVEYAQYYDRLRQKIEARGTSDFPQRNGKPIYGQLILVINVNRQGRLGYNRDGYNIDAIDVVKSSGDPVLDRQAVAIVRAAAPFGGFTAQMQARQDILEVISTFKFSRSGLETRLQSR, from the coding sequence ATGGCCAAGGCGCTGGTCGTCTCGTTGCTGGCCCATGCCCTGCTGCTGACCGTGCGCGTCGTGGCGCCGCAGGCGTTCGAGATCAAGCGCACCGATGCCGCGCTCGATGTGGTGCTGGTCAATTCCAAATCGGCGCAGCGCCCGCAGAACCCCACCGTGCTGGCCCAGGCCAACCTCGACGGCGGTGGCGAGCACGACCAGCAGCGCGCCACCACGCCGCTGCCGGCACAGACCGTCATCAAGGACGGCGACCTGGTGCGCCAGATGCAGCGCCGCGTGGAGCAGATGGAGCAGGAGCAGCAGCGCCTGATGACGCAGTCGCGCGAAGCCGCGCCGTCCGTGCACAGCCAGCCGCTCAAGCCCGGCCAGCAGCGCGTGGAAAACCCGCTGCGCGGCCAGGACGAACGCACCTCGCTGGACGAGATGGCCAAGCTCGAAGCCGAGATCGGCCGCAACCTCGAGCAATACGCCAAACGGCCCAAGCGCTACCAGCTCACCGCCACCAGCGCGCAGGAAGTGGAGTACGCGCAGTACTACGACCGCCTGCGCCAGAAGATCGAAGCGCGCGGCACCAGCGATTTCCCCCAGCGCAATGGCAAGCCGATCTACGGGCAACTGATCCTGGTGATCAACGTCAACCGGCAGGGCCGGCTTGGCTATAACCGCGATGGCTACAACATCGACGCCATTGACGTGGTCAAGAGCTCGGGCGATCCCGTGCTGGACCGCCAGGCGGTTGCCATTGTGCGGGCGGCGGCGCCGTTCGGCGGTTTTACGGCGCAGATGCAGGCGCGCCAGGATATTCTCGAAGTGATCTCCACATTCAAGTTTTCGCGCAGTGGGCTGGAAACTCGCCTGCAGTCCCGATGA
- a CDS encoding ribonuclease catalytic domain-containing protein, producing MQLLFEEGGEIRAGTVLTQQGESYQVELPAGKRTKVKSRDVLLQFAQPSAIELLRQTADLVGEVDLEFLWECASEDEFGFVDLAAEYYGAGASVVQQAALAQTLHGNPVYFRRKGRGRYQRAPEDQLKAALAALERKKQQALVQAEYENQLKALTLPDAFRGKALQLLFKPDKNSLEYKAMDAACTALGMSPMRLMVAVGGIASPRALHEAKFLSECFPKGTGFPEVAVPEPAGELPRADVEAFSIDDVTTTEIDDALSVTPLDGGKIRVGIHIAAPGLGIRRGEPLDAVARHRLSTVYFPGDKITMLPDSVVERYTLQEGRECPALSLYVVYDPALQMIVSSETRAELVKIAANLRHNLLEDVVTEAALAAGTGDYPFRDALTQLFHFSGWLHDERQKARLASGLRPESHNRADYSFYIDLLEDGGERVRIEQRRRGSPLDKIVAELMILANSTWGKLLADNGVPGIYRTQKAWGMNRTRMQTYPAPHEGLGVAQYAWSTSPLRRYVDLVNQWQILAVAQHGITAKLVAPFKPKDSDLLAAVADFEGTYAAYADHQSTMERYWCLRWLQQEKRERLMGSVLKEGAVRFAEIPLVTRVPELMQASRGTQVLLEIGAIDEISLEVSCRVLEVFAGEGELPQEEMERDDEAGEVSAQAAAEAAAEEAAEAAAEGVTEGATEGEVDAAAGEAGDDEAASAADATSEGAASDTRDTGTGGAG from the coding sequence AGATTCGCGCCGGCACCGTGCTGACCCAGCAGGGCGAGTCGTACCAGGTGGAGCTGCCCGCGGGCAAGCGCACCAAGGTCAAGTCGCGCGACGTATTGCTGCAGTTCGCGCAGCCGTCGGCGATCGAGCTGTTGCGCCAGACCGCCGACCTGGTCGGCGAGGTCGACCTGGAATTCCTGTGGGAATGTGCGTCGGAGGACGAGTTCGGCTTTGTCGACCTGGCGGCCGAGTACTACGGCGCGGGTGCGAGCGTGGTGCAGCAAGCCGCGCTGGCGCAGACGCTGCACGGCAACCCGGTCTATTTCCGCCGCAAGGGCCGCGGGCGCTACCAGCGCGCGCCGGAAGACCAGTTGAAGGCTGCGCTCGCCGCGCTCGAGCGCAAGAAGCAGCAAGCCCTGGTGCAGGCTGAGTACGAAAACCAGCTCAAGGCCCTGACCCTGCCCGACGCGTTCCGCGGCAAGGCACTGCAACTGCTGTTCAAGCCCGACAAGAACAGCCTCGAATACAAGGCGATGGACGCCGCTTGCACCGCGCTAGGCATGTCGCCGATGCGGCTGATGGTGGCGGTGGGCGGCATTGCCAGCCCGCGCGCGCTGCATGAGGCCAAGTTCCTCTCCGAATGCTTCCCCAAGGGCACCGGCTTTCCCGAGGTGGCCGTGCCGGAACCCGCCGGCGAACTGCCGCGCGCGGATGTGGAGGCGTTCTCCATCGATGATGTCACCACCACGGAGATCGACGATGCGCTGTCGGTCACGCCGCTGGATGGCGGCAAGATCCGCGTGGGCATCCATATCGCGGCGCCCGGCCTGGGCATCCGCCGTGGCGAGCCGCTCGACGCCGTGGCGCGCCATCGCCTGTCGACAGTCTATTTCCCCGGCGACAAGATCACCATGCTGCCGGATTCGGTGGTGGAGCGCTACACGTTGCAGGAAGGGCGCGAATGCCCGGCCCTGTCGCTGTATGTGGTCTACGACCCGGCCCTGCAGATGATCGTCAGCAGCGAGACCCGCGCCGAGCTGGTCAAGATCGCGGCCAACCTGCGCCACAACCTGCTCGAGGATGTGGTGACCGAGGCCGCGCTGGCCGCCGGCACCGGCGACTACCCGTTCCGCGACGCGCTGACCCAGTTGTTCCATTTCTCCGGCTGGCTGCACGACGAACGCCAGAAGGCGCGTCTGGCCAGCGGGCTGCGTCCCGAGTCGCACAACCGCGCCGACTACAGCTTCTACATCGACCTGCTGGAAGATGGCGGCGAACGCGTACGCATCGAGCAGCGCCGCCGCGGCTCCCCGCTCGACAAGATCGTTGCCGAGCTGATGATCCTGGCCAACAGCACCTGGGGCAAGCTGCTTGCCGACAACGGTGTGCCGGGCATCTACCGCACGCAGAAGGCCTGGGGCATGAACCGCACGCGCATGCAGACCTACCCAGCGCCCCACGAGGGGCTGGGCGTGGCGCAATATGCGTGGAGCACCTCGCCGCTGCGCCGCTATGTCGACCTGGTCAACCAATGGCAGATCCTGGCAGTCGCCCAGCATGGCATCACGGCAAAGCTGGTGGCGCCGTTCAAGCCCAAGGATTCGGACCTGCTGGCCGCGGTGGCGGATTTCGAAGGCACCTACGCCGCCTATGCCGACCACCAGTCGACCATGGAGCGCTACTGGTGCCTGCGCTGGCTGCAGCAGGAAAAGCGCGAGCGCCTGATGGGCTCGGTGCTCAAGGAAGGCGCGGTGCGCTTTGCCGAGATCCCGCTGGTCACGCGCGTGCCGGAGTTGATGCAGGCGTCGCGCGGCACACAGGTGCTGCTGGAGATCGGCGCGATCGACGAGATCTCGCTGGAAGTGTCATGCCGGGTCCTGGAGGTGTTTGCCGGCGAAGGCGAGCTGCCGCAGGAGGAGATGGAGCGGGACGACGAAGCTGGCGAAGTGTCGGCGCAAGCCGCCGCTGAAGCCGCGGCCGAGGAAGCTGCCGAAGCCGCCGCCGAGGGTGTGACCGAAGGGGCAACCGAAGGTGAGGTTGACGCTGCGGCTGGGGAAGCCGGCGATGACGAAGCCGCGAGTGCCGCGGATGCCACAAGCGAAGGCGCCGCGTCGGACACACGCGACACCGGTACCGGCGGCGCGGGCTGA